The Streptomyces sp. NBC_00569 genomic sequence AGCCGATATCCGGCCCGGACCGGACGATGTGGGCCTGGATGTGGCCCTCGTGCAGCCACCCCGACGATGCCGCGAACGCGAGCATCTTCTCGAATGCTGCTGTCCATTCGCTGGTCCCGGGGCCTGATGCGCGAATCCAGTCGCAGCGCACGAAGGCCGAGCCGTCAGCGAGACGGCCGAACTGCCCGGCTCGTTCGGTGAGCGTCTGCGGGTCGTCGGTCACCACGCTGAACCTGGTCAGGTCGTGGGGTTCGGCGAGCCGGACATCGTTGTGACGCGCATCGACATACATGTCAACTCCTTGCCAGGGACCGGAAGGTGCTGGCGTGAAAGACCACCGGGGCAACCGCGGCGTGCGGTGCGAGCCGGTCGACCTCGAGGAGCGCGATGACATGATCCCCTGCGGGGACCTCCTGGACGATCCGGCACTCCAGCCACAGCGCCGCGCCCACCACGAACACCGAGCCCGGCGGCTCGGCCACCCAGCCCACGGACGCGAACCGGTCGGAGGTCTTCGACGCAAGGGCGCGCGCCACGGGCCCCTGGTCTTCCGCGAGCACGCTGACACCCAGGCACGCGGCCCTTCGCAGGACCGGCCAGGTGGTGGAGGTGCGGGCGACACACAACGAGACCAGCGGTGGTTCCAGCGAAACGGACGTGAACGAGCTGGCCGCGATGCCGGTGGGCAGGCCGTCCACGAGGCCGCAGACCGCCGTGACGCCGGACGGGAAGCGCCCATAGGCGCCTCGCAGTACATCCGCGGTCAGGTCCCCGTTGTCGACGAATGTCTCCGCGGTGCCCGTGCTTCCGATAGCTGCCTCGCCCACAGTCAACCCCTCCCGAACCTAATTCATTTTATGTGAGCGTACCCATCGCGGCCCTGGGTGGGGAAGAGTGGTGCCGGCCCGGAATTCACTGGGGTACGCCCATTGACCCTCGGTCACCGGCGGCCTAGATTCACGTTCGATCTAGCCGAACTAAACTCAGTTAGGTATCTTGTGGAACAAGAGGGACTGCGGCAGGCGAACATGGCGATCGCCGAGCGCTATCTTCAGGCGATCAATGACTGGGACTTCGACGTGAAGCGCGAACTGCTCGCGCCCGACGTGGTCTTCGAGATGCGGTGGGCCCCGGAAGGGTTTCCGCGGCGCATAGACGGTGTGGAGGCAGTGATGGAA encodes the following:
- a CDS encoding flavin reductase family protein yields the protein MGEAAIGSTGTAETFVDNGDLTADVLRGAYGRFPSGVTAVCGLVDGLPTGIAASSFTSVSLEPPLVSLCVARTSTTWPVLRRAACLGVSVLAEDQGPVARALASKTSDRFASVGWVAEPPGSVFVVGAALWLECRIVQEVPAGDHVIALLEVDRLAPHAAVAPVVFHASTFRSLARS